A window of Amphiprion ocellaris isolate individual 3 ecotype Okinawa chromosome 12, ASM2253959v1, whole genome shotgun sequence contains these coding sequences:
- the slc2a12 gene encoding solute carrier family 2, facilitated glucose transporter member 12 isoform X2, protein MMDHKPETQKMTTYLPGSPTSETQKLAPPPGPGCSWLVVMAAVAASLSGLMLGYEMGLTSGVLLQLRGVLSLSCREQELLVGSHLLGALLICLAGGPVLDRYGRRCSLLLSAALVVGGTVVLVAVTSLAALTLGRLIVGMGTALSGTAACLYIAEISPQERRGLLVTLYELMLVVGVMLGFGCSYAFASLPRGWAYTFGLVVPPALLQIGALLFLPLSPRFLVAQGRVEQARAVLARLRGGVSEQVEAELRDIQVGLKEESEHSFWELFSGKANLRLRLLTGVALVFLQQATGQPNILSYASPLLRSVGFNSDAAATLASTGFGVVKVVFTVPAVLLVDRVGPKSFLCVGAVAMGMSLAALGTLTLQSHTHLTSLCKSHTHLNHTHLLWDLNRTALDQDDLDLYSSQLPPEWISEEAAGTEDQSGGRTHVEVSSSLKWASLISLLLYIAAFSISLGPMVYVVLSEIFPMGVRGRAVSVVSAVNWATNLLISMTFLTITEKIGVPNIMFLYAAMSFVLLVFVILCVPETKGRTLEEISKELAKKKNFQLRLCRKVQPKEGLIRTKSLAVV, encoded by the exons ATGATGGACCACAAACCTGAGACccagaaaatgaccacatacCTGCCGGGCAGCCCCACCTCAGAGACCCAGAAACTGGCTCCGCCCCCAGGACCAG GATGCAGCTGGCTGGTCGTCATGGCGGCAGTGGCGGCGTCGCTCAGCGGCCTGATGCTGGGCTACGAGATGGGCCTGACGTCTGGcgtcctgctgcagctccgAGGCGTCCTGTCGCTGTCCTGCCGGGAGCAGGAGCTGCTGGTCGGATCCCACCTGCTGGGCGCTCTGCTCATCTGCCTGGCCGGAGGTCCCGTCCTCGACCGCTACGGCCGCCGCTGCTCGCTGCTGCTGAGCGCCGCCCTGGTGGTGGGAGGAACCGTGGTGCTCGTGGCCGTCACCTCGCTGGCGGCGCTCACGCTGGGCCGGCTGATCGTCGGCATGGGGACCGCCCTGTCGGGGACGGCGGCGTGCCTCTACATCGCAGAGATCTCGCCGCAGGAGAGGCGGGGCCTGCTGGTGACGCTGTACGAGCTGATGCTGGTGGTCGGCGTGATGCTGGGCTTTGGCTGCAGCTACGCCTTCGCCTCGCTGCCCCGCGGCTGGGCGTACACCTTCGGACTGGTCGTCCCGCCAGCGCTGCTGCAGATCGGAGCGCTGCTGTTCCTGCCGCTCAGCCCTCGCTTCCTGGTCGCCCAGGGTAGGGTGGAGCAGGCCAGGGCGGTGCTGGCCAGGCTGAGGGGTGGAGTCAGTGAGCAGGTGGAGGCGGAGTTGAGAGACATCCAGGTGGGGCTGAAGGAGGAGTCAGAGCACAGCTTCTGGGAGCTGTTCAGCGGTAAAGCTAACCTGCGGCTACGCCTGCTAACAGGTGTAGCTCTGGTGTTCCTGCAGCAGGCGACCGGCCAGCCCAACATCCTGTCCTACGCCTCGCCGCTCCTCCGCAGTGTCGGCTTCAACAGCGATGCCGCCGCCACGCTGGCCTCCACCGGCTTCGGGGTGGTCAAAGTGGTGTTCACCGTCCCTGCCGTGCTGCTGGTCGACCGGGTCGGGCCCAAGAGCTTCCTGTGTGTGGGTGCCGTGGCCATGGGGATGTCTTTAGCCGCTCTGGGAACTCTGACTCTGCAGAGCCACACCCACCTGACCAGCCTCTGTAAGAGCCACACCCACCTGAACCACACCCACCTGCTCTGGGATCTAAACAGAACCGCTCTGGACCAGGACGACCTGGATCTTTACTCCAGTCAGCTCCCGCCTGAGTGGATCAGCGAGGAGGCGGCGGGGACAGAGGACCAATCAGGAGGAAGGACTCATGTCGAGGTGTCGTCATCACTGAAGTGGGCGTCGCTAATCAGCCTGCTGCTGTACATAGCGGCCTTCTCCATCAGCCTGGGGCCAA TGGTGTATGTGGTCCTCAGTGAGATCTTTCCGATGGGAGTTCGAGGTCGAGCTGTTTCTGTGGTGTCAGCTGTGAACTGGGCCACAAACCTTCTCATCTCCATGACCTTCCTCACCATCACAG AGAAGATCGGCGTTCCCAACATCATGTTCCTCTACGCCGCCATGAGCTTCGTTCTGCTGGTCTTCGTCATCCTCTGCGTCCCGGAGACCAAAGGCCGAACTCTGGAGGAGATCTCCAAAGAGCTGGCTAAGAA GAAGAACTTCCAGCTGAGGCTCTGCAGGAAGGTCCAGCCCAAAGAGGGTCTGATCAGGACCAAGAGTCTAGCAGTGGTCTGA
- the slc2a12 gene encoding solute carrier family 2, facilitated glucose transporter member 12 isoform X1 has product MMDHKPETQKMTTYLPGSPTSETQKLAPPPGPGCSWLVVMAAVAASLSGLMLGYEMGLTSGVLLQLRGVLSLSCREQELLVGSHLLGALLICLAGGPVLDRYGRRCSLLLSAALVVGGTVVLVAVTSLAALTLGRLIVGMGTALSGTAACLYIAEISPQERRGLLVTLYELMLVVGVMLGFGCSYAFASLPRGWAYTFGLVVPPALLQIGALLFLPLSPRFLVAQGRVEQARAVLARLRGGVSEQVEAELRDIQVGLKEESEHSFWELFSGKANLRLRLLTGVALVFLQQATGQPNILSYASPLLRSVGFNSDAAATLASTGFGVVKVVFTVPAVLLVDRVGPKSFLCVGAVAMGMSLAALGTLTLQSHTHLTSLCKSHTHLNHTHLLWDLNRTALDQDDLDLYSSQLPPEWISEEAAGTEDQSGGRTHVEVSSSLKWASLISLLLYIAAFSISLGPMVYVVLSEIFPMGVRGRAVSVVSAVNWATNLLISMTFLTITEFQVLEVRREKIGVPNIMFLYAAMSFVLLVFVILCVPETKGRTLEEISKELAKKKNFQLRLCRKVQPKEGLIRTKSLAVV; this is encoded by the exons ATGATGGACCACAAACCTGAGACccagaaaatgaccacatacCTGCCGGGCAGCCCCACCTCAGAGACCCAGAAACTGGCTCCGCCCCCAGGACCAG GATGCAGCTGGCTGGTCGTCATGGCGGCAGTGGCGGCGTCGCTCAGCGGCCTGATGCTGGGCTACGAGATGGGCCTGACGTCTGGcgtcctgctgcagctccgAGGCGTCCTGTCGCTGTCCTGCCGGGAGCAGGAGCTGCTGGTCGGATCCCACCTGCTGGGCGCTCTGCTCATCTGCCTGGCCGGAGGTCCCGTCCTCGACCGCTACGGCCGCCGCTGCTCGCTGCTGCTGAGCGCCGCCCTGGTGGTGGGAGGAACCGTGGTGCTCGTGGCCGTCACCTCGCTGGCGGCGCTCACGCTGGGCCGGCTGATCGTCGGCATGGGGACCGCCCTGTCGGGGACGGCGGCGTGCCTCTACATCGCAGAGATCTCGCCGCAGGAGAGGCGGGGCCTGCTGGTGACGCTGTACGAGCTGATGCTGGTGGTCGGCGTGATGCTGGGCTTTGGCTGCAGCTACGCCTTCGCCTCGCTGCCCCGCGGCTGGGCGTACACCTTCGGACTGGTCGTCCCGCCAGCGCTGCTGCAGATCGGAGCGCTGCTGTTCCTGCCGCTCAGCCCTCGCTTCCTGGTCGCCCAGGGTAGGGTGGAGCAGGCCAGGGCGGTGCTGGCCAGGCTGAGGGGTGGAGTCAGTGAGCAGGTGGAGGCGGAGTTGAGAGACATCCAGGTGGGGCTGAAGGAGGAGTCAGAGCACAGCTTCTGGGAGCTGTTCAGCGGTAAAGCTAACCTGCGGCTACGCCTGCTAACAGGTGTAGCTCTGGTGTTCCTGCAGCAGGCGACCGGCCAGCCCAACATCCTGTCCTACGCCTCGCCGCTCCTCCGCAGTGTCGGCTTCAACAGCGATGCCGCCGCCACGCTGGCCTCCACCGGCTTCGGGGTGGTCAAAGTGGTGTTCACCGTCCCTGCCGTGCTGCTGGTCGACCGGGTCGGGCCCAAGAGCTTCCTGTGTGTGGGTGCCGTGGCCATGGGGATGTCTTTAGCCGCTCTGGGAACTCTGACTCTGCAGAGCCACACCCACCTGACCAGCCTCTGTAAGAGCCACACCCACCTGAACCACACCCACCTGCTCTGGGATCTAAACAGAACCGCTCTGGACCAGGACGACCTGGATCTTTACTCCAGTCAGCTCCCGCCTGAGTGGATCAGCGAGGAGGCGGCGGGGACAGAGGACCAATCAGGAGGAAGGACTCATGTCGAGGTGTCGTCATCACTGAAGTGGGCGTCGCTAATCAGCCTGCTGCTGTACATAGCGGCCTTCTCCATCAGCCTGGGGCCAA TGGTGTATGTGGTCCTCAGTGAGATCTTTCCGATGGGAGTTCGAGGTCGAGCTGTTTCTGTGGTGTCAGCTGTGAACTGGGCCACAAACCTTCTCATCTCCATGACCTTCCTCACCATCACAG agttccaggtccttgaagtccgtAGAG AGAAGATCGGCGTTCCCAACATCATGTTCCTCTACGCCGCCATGAGCTTCGTTCTGCTGGTCTTCGTCATCCTCTGCGTCCCGGAGACCAAAGGCCGAACTCTGGAGGAGATCTCCAAAGAGCTGGCTAAGAA GAAGAACTTCCAGCTGAGGCTCTGCAGGAAGGTCCAGCCCAAAGAGGGTCTGATCAGGACCAAGAGTCTAGCAGTGGTCTGA